CCCATTTGACATCTTTGAGTTTTTGGGTTGGGTGACGAGAAATACCGAGATTAACCCGGTTTCTGAGATTTACGCCGGGGGCAAGAAACCGGGTTTCTACGAGTTTTTGGGTTGGATGACGAGAAATACTCCTAGAAACCCAGTTTCTGAGATTTACGCAGAATATATCTCAAATGGGTTCTATATGGGAGAAGAGTTTTTACCAAATCCTGACCATCAAATTGGTTCGAGCGTTCGGACTCCTGTCCTCATGAAAATTAGAGTACAGGAGTCCGAACAATCGAACGGTTCGGGCTGAATTTTTAGGAAGAGATCGTATCAAACGTGTTGGGATTCATCCGCAGGCGAAGTCGGCAAAGGCACAGCAGACAAAGCAGATTCTCTGCCTGATTGCTGTTGCCGAATTCGCTCCAAATTACCCGCAGGAATAGAGGCAATAAGTTGCCGCGTGTAAGCTTGCTGCGGTTGGCGATAAATGCGCTCGGCTGTCCCCATTTCTTCGATTTTACCTTTGTTCATGACGATCGCGCGATCGCTCATAAATTTGACCACGCTTAAATCGTGAGAAATAAAAATATAAGTCAGCCCAAACTCTGTTTGCAATTCCTTCAGCAAATTTAAAACCTGCGCCTGCACCGATACATCCAATGCAGACACCGACTCATCGCAAATAATAAACTTAGGATTCAAGGCCAAAGCTCTAGCAATACAAATGCGCTGCCGCTGTCCGCCGGAAAACTCGTGGGGGTAGCGCCGCATGAAATCGGGATTTAAACCCACTCTATCCAACAAATAAGCCGCGCGATCGCGCTGTTCTTTCTGGTTTTTGCCAAAGCTGTGAATCACCATCGGTTCCATCACCGCGTCCCCAACACTCAGGCGCGGATCGAGAGAACTAAAAGGGTCTTGAAAGATAATTTGTAAGTCGCGCCGCAGCCAGCGCAATTTGCGATCGTACTCTTTTTGCTGGCGATAATTAGCCATCCACTGCGACGCAGAACTGCTTTTCGCAGGAGGCGTAATTTCTTGACCTTCAAAAAATACTTGACCGCTGGCGATCGGAATTAATTGCAGCAAAGCTCTTGCTAAAGTTGATTTTCCGCAGCCGGATTCGCCTACCAAACCCAAAGTTTCGCCCGGGTAAACCTCAAAAGAAATATCGTTGACTGCCATAAACAAGCGTTTGGTTTCACCAAACATTCCCTGCACCGGAAAACCGACTCGCAAGTTATTCACAGCTAACAAAGGTTCGGAAATATTCGGCAGCCGAGGCGGTTTCCCGGTGGCAAAAGCGGAAAGTCCGCCGCTATTGTCGCCGTCTAAATCGACAGGTTTCTCGACTATTACCAATTCGCCGCTAGCATTTGTGCTGACTTCCATAAAATCGGCAACTGTTGGCAAACGCCGCATTTGCCGATCGAGAGTTGGGCGGCAAGCTAACAGACCTTTTGTGTAAGGATGTTGGGGATTGCTGAAAATTTGTTCGATCGCGCCGCACTCAACAATCTTGCCTCGATACATCACCGCCACAGTATCGGCAATTTCAGCAATGACGCCCAAATCGTGGGTAATAAAAATCATTGCCATGCCTCTAGAGTCCCGCAACTCGCGCAGCAAAGCTAAGATTGTTGCTTGCACGGTTACGTCTAAGGCGGTTGTCGGTTCGTCAGCAATTAATAAGGTGGGATTGCAAGAAATGGCCATGGCAATCATCACGCGCTGGATTTGACCGCCGGAGAGTTCGTGGGGATAGCGATCGAGCATAGCTTGTTTTTGGCCGTTGATGAGCTGCATCAAATCGCGATCGTCCTGCCCGCCGGCTTCTTGCCGCAAAGCCAAACACCGCAGCCGGAGTTCCTCGTCCGCAGGTAGCAGCTTCACCTCTTGCAGCAGCGAAGCAGCTTTGCGCCGCGCTGCTGTCTGGGATATTTTTTGATGCAGACAAATGGCTTCAGTGAGTTGAAAGCCGATCGTAAAAACTGGATTTAGCGAGCTCATCGGCTCTTGAAAAATCGTCGCAATCTGGCTGCCCCGGTAGGTTTGTTTTTCCTTGTCCGGCATTGAGAGCAGATTCACACGCTGCTTGCTAGCGCCGTCTGCTGTCGGAGAAAACCAAATTTCGCCCTCGATTTTCGTCTCCGAACTCGACAGCAAACCCATAACAGCCAGCGATGTGACCGATTTTCCCGAACCTGACTCTCCCACAATTCCCAGAGTTCGCCCTCGCTTCACCTCAAAGGAAATGCCGTCAACAGCTTTGACTGTTGCGGACGCATCGCCTGCGTCCGCAGATTGAAATTCAACCCGCAGGTTGCGAACTTCTAGGACGGTTTCACTCATGGAGGTCTACGGCAAAAGTTAAAGAGAGATTAAGTGGATTTTAGCAGGGCTTGCTGAAGGCTGAAGGCTAAGGGAAAGGTAAAAGGGCGGTTAGAAACCGCATCTACACAGGCAAAACCCACCTCCGTGGGTTAAAAAACCTTGATTTTTTGTTAGCCCACGGAGGTGGGCTTTGTTTCTGTCCCCGTAAACTCCGCGAATTCCATTCGCTGGGGCTTAAGTTGACACTTTTGGAAAGGCAGTGCCGTGTCCCTACTATATTTCAGAGAATTGAAAACTGCTATGAAACTCAAAACTGAAAACTCTGAACTAATTAACTGCCTTCTGCCTTGGAGGAATTTTGCTCAATAACCGATGACTTGAGTCTCAGCAGGCAATGCAGTGGTATCTGAGACCTTTTTAAACACGGTTGCCTGCTCGTTTAAGGAATCAGGTCTCGGCTGTCCGGGATTAGTGCCTTGCAACTGAAGGCGCATCTGGCCTTCGGGAGTCAGCTCAAAAACAGTCTGAACGGTTTCTGTGCTGCTGAGGCCGACATCGAGGTGCATCGGTTTTTGGCCGAGATTCACTTTGTACCTCATTTCTTTGGCGCGGGCGGCTCCGTCGGGGCCTTTAGCCATGAGGAACAATTTGCCTTCTGGGGCAAAGACGAACGTAAAAGACTGACCGGAGGGAACTGTGCCTTGCCATTGACCTAGAAGTTGCTTGTCGATGTTGCTAGGGGCCGGGGCTGTAGCTGCTTCGGGAATTGTTGGTGCTGGTGCTGCGGATGCCCGACCCTGTGAGGCGTTGAAGCTGGCGAGGATGCCGAAGCAAATGCCACCTGCGATCGCTTTGCCAATCATTTTTGAATTCATGAGACCGATATCAAAATTGGTTGTTTCTTTTGTACACTGTAGCGGTAAAAGCGTAAATTGTTTAGTTTAAATCTTTTTTCGGAACGGAAATACATTTCGCTAAAATCCCGTATAAACCGCTGCGATTTGGGGAAGATTCCGAAAAACTCGTGAAGCGTAACTATCGCCAGCGTAAAGCGCCCAAAATCTTCTAGCTCGCTTTTGTGTGATTGTTGGCAAGGGAGCGCTACGAATGGCTTTCGGAACCGCAGCAATCGCAGAGGCTATTGTGCGTCGAGCAGAATCTACGCACAATACCCGCGCATATCAATTGCTTTCAAAAGTGCGATCGACTATTCTGGTTGAGGTTCTGCTTGAGATTCTGCTTGAGATTCTGGTGGAGATTCCGGCGCGGTTTCCTGTTCTTTTTGCCGTTGCATTTGCTCCAATGCCTCGGCATAAGACCAAGCCACGTTCACAATAAAAGCTTTTGCAATGCCGGACAAATTTTGTGAATCCTCGCTTTCGGGCACTTGGGCTTTTTGGTTGCCGTCGTTCATCATCTTTTTGTTTTCTCCCGGGCTGGTTTTTATAGAGAATTTTTGCGGTGTGCGATCGATACCCACAAATTCTAATTTTTACTCTTACCGCACCCTAATTATTTTTGAGGGTATGACCTTGATTACCATGAATAATATCATAGATACGCTGATTCTACGACCGCATCAGAAAGAAACTTTAACTTCACTGGTTGTCCGCAATACTGACTCCTGGTGGAAAGTTCGCTTGTAAGTTTCGATAATTTCCTTAATAGCTCGATTTTTTTCCGGGTTATTTTCATAAATCAAAATAACTATTTTCGAGTTTTCTCGAATCAGAATCCCCGCACTGTTAAGAAACTGCCCGGAGCCATCTAATACCGTTAGCCCTTCTCGAAAGCGAGGGGTAATAAATGTCTTGACAAACTCCTGCCATTCTGATTCTGAAATTGTCTCGCCGCCCGGTTTAGTTAAACCAAAATACAGTTCATCTTTGAGGAAGGTTTTTGGGCTGACGTTAGTGTCGGAAATTTCAGTCTGTCGGGCCAAAACAATTGACGCGGGACAAACAGGAAAGACTAACAGCAGCCCAGCTAGGACAAGACTGTTGAGATGTTTATTCATAAGCTTTGCCTTTTGTTGTAGAAACAATCATTATTGCATAAATATTTGATTGATCGACCGCAGATTAAAGGCAGATTAACGCAGATTAACGCAGATGCTTTGCAAGTTTTGAGAGCGAAGGAATGCAATGCAAGTCTATTGTAATCG
This DNA window, taken from Microcoleus sp. bin38.metabat.b11b12b14.051, encodes the following:
- a CDS encoding ABC transporter ATP-binding protein — encoded protein: MSETVLEVRNLRVEFQSADAGDASATVKAVDGISFEVKRGRTLGIVGESGSGKSVTSLAVMGLLSSSETKIEGEIWFSPTADGASKQRVNLLSMPDKEKQTYRGSQIATIFQEPMSSLNPVFTIGFQLTEAICLHQKISQTAARRKAASLLQEVKLLPADEELRLRCLALRQEAGGQDDRDLMQLINGQKQAMLDRYPHELSGGQIQRVMIAMAISCNPTLLIADEPTTALDVTVQATILALLRELRDSRGMAMIFITHDLGVIAEIADTVAVMYRGKIVECGAIEQIFSNPQHPYTKGLLACRPTLDRQMRRLPTVADFMEVSTNASGELVIVEKPVDLDGDNSGGLSAFATGKPPRLPNISEPLLAVNNLRVGFPVQGMFGETKRLFMAVNDISFEVYPGETLGLVGESGCGKSTLARALLQLIPIASGQVFFEGQEITPPAKSSSASQWMANYRQQKEYDRKLRWLRRDLQIIFQDPFSSLDPRLSVGDAVMEPMVIHSFGKNQKEQRDRAAYLLDRVGLNPDFMRRYPHEFSGGQRQRICIARALALNPKFIICDESVSALDVSVQAQVLNLLKELQTEFGLTYIFISHDLSVVKFMSDRAIVMNKGKIEEMGTAERIYRQPQQAYTRQLIASIPAGNLERIRQQQSGRESALSAVPLPTSPADESQHV
- a CDS encoding DUF3574 domain-containing protein, which translates into the protein MNKHLNSLVLAGLLLVFPVCPASIVLARQTEISDTNVSPKTFLKDELYFGLTKPGGETISESEWQEFVKTFITPRFREGLTVLDGSGQFLNSAGILIRENSKIVILIYENNPEKNRAIKEIIETYKRTFHQESVLRTTSEVKVSF